DNA from Triticum aestivum cultivar Chinese Spring chromosome 7D, IWGSC CS RefSeq v2.1, whole genome shotgun sequence:
GGCAAGTACGCAAGATCTACGCCTTTCACTGTTGGAGGCCATGTTTGGGCCGTACGTTATTACCCAAACGGTTACAAGGATGCTGCTGATTTCGCATCTATTTTCCTAGTTCTTGTTGATTCTACGGGCGCCAAGCATGTGAAGGCGAAATGCACGTTCAGTGTGCTCGACGAGGCCGGGTTGCCAGTGCCTTCTTTCACCCGTACCTACACCTCCGCATGTACCTTCACAGGAAAAGATTCCAGCTGGGGCTACCCCGAATTTATCAACAAGGCCGATCTGGAGGGATCGCCGCACCTCATAGACGATTGTTTCGCCATCAGATGCGATGTCACCGTCTTGAAGGAGAACTGTAGCGAGGAAATTAAAAAGTGTAGTAAACAGTTTGTGGTGGTTCCTCGGAGCAGCCTGCGCCGGCAACTTAGCGGCCTCCTAAACAGCATGGATGGTGCGGACGTCACCTTCCACTTCGGCAGGGACAAGTTCCCGGCCCATAGGTCCGTGCTCGCTGCTCGCTCCTCGGTCTTCAAGGCCGAGCTCTTGGGCTCCATGAAGGAGAATGCCGGCGATCCGCTTGTAGAGATCAAGGATATGGAGAGCGACGTGTTCAAGTCATTGCTGCATTTCATATACACGGACGACTCGCCGTCTGAGATGGCATGTGAAGACGCGGTGATGGCTGGCCATTTACTCGTTGCGGCTGACAGGTACGATGTCAAGAGGTTGAAACTGATATGCGAGGACAAGTTGTGCAAACACATTGACTCCAACACCGTGGCGACTAGCTTAGCTTTAGCTGAACAACATAGTTGCCCTGGACTAAAGGAAGCTTGCTTTGGGTTCCTTGCCTCTTCTTCCAATTTTGAGGCTATGGTGGCAAGTGATGGTTATGAGCATCTGAAGAGCAGTTGCCCGTCCGTTCTCAAGGAGCTGATTGCTAGATTCCTGCCCGCTGAGCTAAAAGCGGCCAAGGATATCATCATGAAATTTTAAGTACCACAGCGTGTGAATATGTAATCTAAATTTGGcaattcagtttttactagtcctCGATAAATGGCCGAATCTTCTCATGTAGATAGCATGGAAAATTAATTGAAAAACCATGGAAAATTTTTATATGAATTTTCCATGGCAATCTGTTCATAAGTTGAGCTTTTACTTTTTTCATACATGACATTTTTTCTCATACAAATATGGCAAATTTTAATTAATTACCATGGCAATTTTTATATGAATCTGCCATGGCAATTTTCTTGTCATACTTTTGTGCTTCAACTGTTCACTCTACATATGAACATGGCAACTAAAATTCATATGTTCCATGTCGTTGTTTGTATTTTGTGCATTCTATTTTATTTTCATGGTaaattttgccatgtcatatttcTGAACATAATTTTTCCATGGCaacttttgaaaaaaaattgccatggcagATTTGCTATGCTTTATTAGAGATCAATTTTGCTGTAGACCTTGCCATTGTAAAaaataatatcatggcaaattatgaAATAGTTTGGTCAAACTCGAATGACAATTTTATTTGAAATTTTCATTTGTTATATGTATCATGTTTTTTTAGTAAATGGATGTAATATAGTCATGTGGGCATTTTTTTCTTCTGTTAGTCCTTTTTATGCCTTCTTGGCCTTTTTAATGGTACATATGTTATAGTTGTTATATTTTTTTGTTACATTTTTTACTCCAAATATTTATAGTTTTAACAAAAAAAGGCCCATATTTGAGCACCACGTGCTCAAATATCGGCCTTTTTTTGTTATATTTTTATACTCGTGCTCAAATATGGGCATTTTTTGTTATATTTTTATAGTCGTGCTCAAATATGGGCCTTTTTTGTTATATTTTTATACTCCGAATAGGGTTCTGTCTTCATGGCATAGTTGGAATTGGAATCAGGAGCAGCAACGGACTGTGTGCCCGTCACCGACTGTCATATAGTCATGGAGGGGTTCCTAGGTCAATCTCTTTTCCAAGTACTCCGGTCATAACGACGCTACCGCCGTTGTTACTTGTTCCTCGAGGAGACGTACgagccgccgccccgacatccagATTCCAGAATTCCAGACCCTCCGATCCAGCCGGCGGCGGCATTATGCTGCGCTGCTACTTCGGCGGGTCGCCAACAAGAGCAGATCATACTGCATCAGGGAACTGCAATCTttctgctgctgctggtggtgcaATCGTAGTTGACACCGAGGATATGTCATACACGCTCAAGATAGCGGGATACTCGAGAACCAAGGCGCTGCTCGAGACCGGCAAGTGGGCAACATCTACTCCTTTTCGGGGAGTGAATTGCAAAGAACTACCACATTTCAAGTTTATATCCAGATTTGCTACCACATTCCTTGGGCGTTCCAAAAATCTATCAGTTTTCC
Protein-coding regions in this window:
- the LOC123170854 gene encoding BTB/POZ and MATH domain-containing protein 2-like, coding for MLRCCFGGQPTRAARTASGNCNLSGGAIVIDDEDWSYSYTLKIAGYSRTKELLETGKYARSTPFTVGGHVWAVRYYPNGYKDAADFASIFLVLVDSTGAKHVKAKCTFSVLDEAGLPVPSFTRTYTSACTFTGKDSSWGYPEFINKADLEGSPHLIDDCFAIRCDVTVLKENCSEEIKKCSKQFVVVPRSSLRRQLSGLLNSMDGADVTFHFGRDKFPAHRSVLAARSSVFKAELLGSMKENAGDPLVEIKDMESDVFKSLLHFIYTDDSPSEMACEDAVMAGHLLVAADRYDVKRLKLICEDKLCKHIDSNTVATSLALAEQHSCPGLKEACFGFLASSSNFEAMVASDGYEHLKSSCPSVLKELIARFLPAELKAAKDIIMKF